Proteins encoded together in one uncultured Sphaerochaeta sp. window:
- a CDS encoding GntR family transcriptional regulator: MNGNPMSGQETKSTTIANKLEEEILSKKYQAGENLPSQHELASQFNASSRSVREAFKNLEAKGLIKVRQGKKAVVQSNSLDQFVESLSASMMNKHTPDKKLLTDLMQVRTTIEVSATRELSRDPNRMLIVRSLDRACTRMEHLLPSLEGGKDPELLKQFKSTEFDFHAALIKSNDNIILSSIYENLAPQLYSALDRLPETYSEQRKKVNEYRYLVDALENGQTDLAVALTLVNLTNIKDKFETLDL; encoded by the coding sequence ATGAACGGCAATCCAATGTCAGGACAAGAGACGAAATCTACCACGATCGCCAACAAGCTTGAGGAAGAGATTCTCTCGAAGAAGTATCAAGCAGGGGAAAACCTGCCAAGCCAGCATGAGCTGGCCTCCCAGTTCAATGCTTCAAGCAGAAGCGTACGTGAAGCCTTCAAGAATCTTGAAGCAAAAGGCTTGATCAAAGTACGCCAAGGCAAGAAGGCAGTAGTGCAGAGCAACAGTCTCGACCAATTTGTGGAGTCACTATCTGCCTCCATGATGAACAAGCATACCCCTGACAAGAAACTGCTCACCGATCTGATGCAGGTCAGAACCACCATTGAGGTTTCAGCAACCAGGGAGCTCAGCCGAGACCCAAACCGCATGCTCATCGTACGTTCACTTGACAGAGCATGCACCCGCATGGAACATCTTTTACCGAGTCTGGAGGGAGGAAAGGACCCAGAGCTGCTGAAACAGTTCAAATCTACTGAATTCGATTTCCATGCTGCCCTGATCAAGTCAAACGACAACATCATTCTCAGCAGTATCTATGAGAACCTGGCACCTCAACTCTACTCCGCCCTGGACAGACTTCCGGAGACCTACAGTGAACAAAGGAAAAAAGTGAATGAGTACCGCTACCTGGTGGATGCTCTTGAGAATGGCCAGACTGACCTTGCTGTTGCCTTGACCTTGGTGAACCTCACCAACATCAAGGATAAGTTTGAGACGTTGGACCTATAG
- a CDS encoding mechanosensitive ion channel family protein → MIANFMALSSEAVAESSAFGRFVEKIDSWIQIGPVEFLVNVAIGLLIVLIGKLVIIGISRILKRALDRSKKINELMARFILKLVNVIGWIFLIIAFLGRLGLDMGPVLAGLGITGVVLGFAFQDTIGNLLSGVMIVINAPFRIGDYIETGSFSGTVSDMDMICVILSTPDNRKITISNKLVWNSPIVNYSNVDRRRLGLTVSVAYGTNLQLAKDTIWKIINSYSEILSDPAPMVEVNTLAASSIDFAVRPWTKPEDYWKVYWRFQGEIVDRLAEVGISVPFNQIDVHIVDQSAT, encoded by the coding sequence ATGATTGCAAATTTCATGGCACTAAGCAGTGAAGCCGTTGCTGAAAGTTCCGCCTTTGGCCGCTTTGTTGAGAAGATTGATAGCTGGATTCAAATCGGTCCGGTCGAATTCTTGGTGAATGTCGCGATTGGATTGCTCATTGTGCTCATCGGAAAGCTGGTGATCATAGGCATTTCACGCATTCTCAAGCGTGCACTCGACCGTTCCAAGAAGATCAATGAATTGATGGCCCGCTTCATTTTGAAGCTGGTGAATGTCATAGGGTGGATTTTCCTCATCATAGCTTTCCTTGGCCGACTTGGCCTTGATATGGGTCCTGTGCTTGCCGGCCTTGGCATCACTGGTGTTGTCCTTGGGTTTGCATTCCAGGATACCATTGGGAACCTGCTCAGTGGTGTGATGATTGTCATCAATGCACCCTTCAGGATTGGTGACTATATTGAGACCGGATCGTTCAGTGGTACCGTAAGTGATATGGACATGATCTGTGTTATTCTCTCCACACCCGACAACCGTAAGATTACCATCTCAAACAAGCTTGTCTGGAACAGTCCCATTGTGAACTACTCCAATGTTGACCGGCGGAGACTTGGCCTTACAGTCAGTGTTGCATATGGCACAAACCTGCAGTTGGCAAAGGATACCATTTGGAAAATCATCAATTCTTATAGTGAGATTCTTAGTGATCCAGCTCCCATGGTAGAGGTAAATACCCTTGCAGCCTCCTCCATAGACTTCGCGGTTCGCCCTTGGACGAAACCTGAAGACTATTGGAAGGTCTACTGGCGCTTCCAGGGTGAGATCGTTGACCGCCTCGCTGAGGTTGGAATCTCAGTTCCTTTCAACCAGATAGATGTACATATCGTAGACCAGAGCGCAACATAG
- a CDS encoding ROK family transcriptional regulator, giving the protein MQFSTPSSARTINRLRVLNLLAREGEFSRSDIARRLTLNKPSTSEIVEQLLQEGLVEEKGKAKTANGRRPTTLALQHGSRLVLGVELGSKNTCFTLTDLLGNVLRFERIPTPIKPDAKEHGLTVIKACLKMRRITKAPIAGITVATSAQISEDGLSILRHDHWPWENIPLAKAISEYTQTPTILVHSVRAMVEAEQWFADEDEKSFLYVNWGEHISGALVQDNTIVGEKSRFGHLPVRQTGLCRCGGIGCLETVAAGWALSERFAGKTVKELAQREDSEVVQALQEAAEAMGMALTAASAITGCNKIILGGGISNLPDYYFAVLQKYYQQHAHHTLAGIPVVRSQLKDRSAVLGSVAVGLDRWIFQRRMLQTMQGL; this is encoded by the coding sequence ATGCAGTTTTCCACCCCAAGCTCAGCCAGGACGATCAATCGCCTGAGAGTTCTCAATCTACTCGCCCGTGAGGGTGAGTTCAGTCGCTCTGATATCGCACGCCGCCTAACCCTGAACAAGCCGTCCACCAGTGAGATTGTGGAGCAGTTGCTCCAGGAAGGACTTGTTGAGGAGAAAGGAAAAGCCAAGACAGCCAATGGAAGGAGACCCACCACCCTTGCCTTGCAACATGGTTCCAGACTGGTTCTGGGAGTGGAACTGGGTAGCAAGAATACCTGTTTCACCCTTACAGACCTCTTGGGGAATGTGCTGAGATTTGAGCGAATCCCAACCCCGATCAAACCGGATGCGAAGGAACATGGCCTTACCGTCATCAAGGCGTGCCTGAAAATGCGACGAATTACCAAGGCTCCTATTGCAGGCATTACGGTGGCTACCAGCGCACAAATCAGTGAAGATGGGCTTTCCATACTCCGTCATGACCACTGGCCGTGGGAGAACATCCCTCTTGCTAAAGCCATCAGTGAATATACCCAGACCCCTACAATCCTGGTGCATTCTGTGAGAGCAATGGTGGAGGCTGAACAGTGGTTCGCCGATGAAGATGAAAAGTCGTTTCTCTATGTCAATTGGGGAGAGCATATCAGCGGAGCATTGGTGCAAGACAATACCATAGTAGGTGAGAAGAGCAGATTCGGACACCTTCCAGTACGGCAGACAGGTTTGTGCCGGTGTGGAGGGATTGGATGCCTCGAGACCGTAGCTGCAGGGTGGGCTCTCAGCGAACGATTTGCCGGCAAGACAGTCAAGGAACTGGCACAAAGGGAAGATTCTGAAGTAGTTCAAGCTCTGCAAGAAGCTGCAGAAGCCATGGGCATGGCACTCACAGCTGCCAGTGCTATTACCGGATGCAATAAGATTATCTTGGGTGGAGGAATCTCCAATCTTCCAGATTACTACTTCGCGGTTCTCCAGAAGTACTATCAGCAGCATGCTCACCACACCCTTGCGGGTATTCCTGTGGTGCGCTCCCAGCTCAAGGACCGTAGTGCTGTACTCGGAAGCGTGGCTGTTGGATTGGACCGATGGATTTTCCAGAGAAGAATGTTGCAGACAATGCAAGGGCTTTAA
- the htpG gene encoding molecular chaperone HtpG: MEQKKFKTEVSELLHLIIHSLYSHKEIFLRELVSNSSDALDKLKYLTLTDDKLKNLAFEPRIDISFTEEGEDRTLTISDNGLGMSHDDLADNLGTIASSGTKKFLASLTEEQKKDSNLIGQFGVGFYSAFMVAKKVEVVSRKAGEEQAWKWSSTGKGSYTLDEAERESQGTTIILYLNEEGSEYANRWQVEQLVKKYSDHIAYPIFLSYDQTSYDDKKKDDEGNPLKKVEHKVEQINSSSALWRRSKSELTDEEYKEFYKQSSYDSEDPLFYLHTRAEGATEYITLFFIPSKAPFDMYYADYKPGVKLYVKRVYITDDDKELLPSYLRFVRGVIDSEDLPLNVSREILQQNRVMNAIRTASVKKLLGEFQKISEQNPDLYSQFIAQYNRPLKEGLYSDYANRDALLELVRFKSSTEDGYVSLASYKERMKSDQKSIYYIAGGKEETLKASPLLEAYRKKGYEVLIMSDDIDDIVVGSIGTYKELPLKAINKSGAVDDLKEEGEDKKKDTKEAKALIKKVKKALGDKVKDVVASSRLADSPAVVVVDENDPSVQMQQILKSMGQTDFEEAKPILEINVEDPMVKKIENSNDEQYIEQLSSVLLDQALLAEGVMPKDPVGFAKRLHALLST; the protein is encoded by the coding sequence ATGGAACAAAAGAAGTTCAAAACTGAAGTATCAGAGCTATTGCATCTGATCATCCACTCGCTCTATTCCCACAAGGAAATCTTTCTCCGCGAGCTGGTATCCAACTCATCCGATGCACTGGACAAACTTAAGTATCTCACCCTTACCGATGACAAGCTCAAGAATCTAGCCTTTGAGCCACGCATCGACATCTCCTTTACTGAGGAAGGTGAAGACCGCACACTCACTATCAGTGACAACGGTCTTGGTATGAGTCATGACGACTTGGCAGACAACCTGGGTACCATTGCATCCAGTGGAACCAAGAAGTTCCTCGCTTCCCTTACTGAGGAGCAGAAGAAGGACAGCAACCTCATTGGTCAGTTTGGTGTAGGTTTCTACAGTGCCTTCATGGTTGCAAAAAAGGTTGAGGTAGTCAGCCGAAAGGCTGGTGAGGAACAGGCTTGGAAGTGGAGCAGTACCGGCAAGGGGAGTTATACCCTTGATGAAGCAGAGCGCGAAAGCCAAGGTACGACCATTATCCTCTACCTGAACGAGGAAGGAAGTGAATATGCCAACCGTTGGCAGGTTGAGCAGCTGGTGAAGAAATACAGTGACCATATTGCCTATCCCATTTTCCTCTCTTACGACCAGACATCCTACGATGACAAGAAGAAGGATGATGAAGGCAATCCACTGAAGAAGGTTGAACACAAGGTTGAGCAGATCAACAGTTCATCAGCTTTGTGGAGACGCAGCAAGAGCGAGCTGACCGATGAGGAGTACAAGGAGTTCTACAAGCAGAGCAGCTATGATAGCGAAGACCCCTTGTTCTATTTGCATACCCGCGCAGAAGGAGCGACAGAGTACATCACACTCTTCTTCATCCCAAGTAAAGCCCCGTTTGACATGTACTATGCAGATTACAAGCCGGGTGTGAAGCTCTATGTAAAGCGAGTCTACATCACAGATGATGATAAAGAGTTACTTCCATCCTATCTTCGCTTTGTGCGTGGCGTGATTGACAGTGAGGATCTTCCTCTCAACGTCAGCCGTGAGATTTTGCAACAGAATCGTGTAATGAATGCAATCCGTACCGCATCTGTGAAGAAGCTGCTTGGTGAGTTCCAGAAGATCAGCGAACAGAACCCCGACCTCTACTCTCAGTTCATCGCGCAGTACAACCGACCCCTTAAGGAAGGTTTGTATTCTGATTATGCCAACAGGGATGCATTGCTTGAACTGGTTCGTTTTAAGTCCTCCACTGAGGATGGCTATGTAAGCCTCGCCTCATACAAGGAGAGGATGAAGAGTGACCAGAAATCAATCTACTATATCGCTGGAGGAAAGGAAGAGACCCTTAAAGCAAGTCCCTTGCTCGAAGCGTATCGCAAGAAGGGGTATGAAGTCCTCATTATGAGCGACGATATTGACGATATCGTGGTCGGCTCGATCGGTACCTACAAGGAACTGCCTCTGAAGGCAATCAACAAGAGTGGTGCTGTTGATGACCTGAAGGAAGAAGGGGAGGACAAGAAAAAAGACACCAAGGAAGCGAAAGCCCTCATTAAGAAGGTCAAGAAAGCCCTTGGAGACAAGGTAAAGGATGTAGTTGCCTCTTCCCGCCTTGCAGACTCCCCTGCTGTCGTGGTGGTTGATGAGAATGACCCATCAGTACAGATGCAGCAGATTCTCAAGAGTATGGGACAGACAGATTTTGAAGAAGCAAAGCCGATTCTAGAGATCAATGTGGAAGATCCGATGGTCAAGAAAATCGAAAACAGCAACGATGAGCAATACATTGAGCAACTGAGTTCAGTGTTGCTGGACCAGGCTCTCCTTGCTGAAGGTGTCATGCCCAAGGATCCGGTAGGGTTCGCAAAACGTCTGCATGCTCTTTTGTCTACATAA
- a CDS encoding HAD-IIB family hydrolase encodes MYIALINVHGLVRSDDIEMGRDADTGGQTRYVVDLVKELSSREDVEVDLFTRLIKDSRTNEDYRKSIEQIGEHARIVRLTCGGTKYLRKELLWPYLDEYVDNLISFFRTQKRTPDIIHAHYADAGYVATELAAYFQIPLVFTGHSMGRNKLEYLQSQGVSEDKLNQYYHIHTRIEQEERTMRHASLVITSTNYEKNVLYKPYESQDLSKMEVIPPGLDLDTFFPYYHYEIQDPSITEEMKLAQYSMVKELQRFLTNMDKPFILALCRPEARKNIDLLIDVYGKSKELQAIANLVIVAGIRDDITKMEEGEKQVLTDMLLLMDRYDLYGKMAIPKHHNPQRDVPEIYRLAAMKRGIFVSTAALENFGLTFIEASAVGLPYVGTDKGGVRDIFENCESGILVDISNRKAIEEVLYNLLTDTEQWQKLSENGVQRIRQVYNWTAHADTYLGHLKTVLKNKKKQPALATRMGSIEHLLVCDIDNTLTGDKAAADELAKVLNAHHDRIGFAIATGRSFESAQEILKSYSFPTPDILITAVGSEIHYGSKDIPDKGWSHYIRRRWKPEVIREVLSTFPELEIQNEEGTQRRYKISYNIKKGSEIPSLMERIRAALTEARSMQHLVLSHDTYLDILPYRASKGDAIHYLAWKWGIEANRVLTAGDSGNDRDMFSNPLRSIIVANHEESLNTVRKSKRVFFATKNSAAGVLEGLYHFKVIEE; translated from the coding sequence ATGTATATAGCATTAATTAACGTACATGGACTTGTTCGCAGCGACGATATTGAAATGGGAAGAGATGCCGACACCGGAGGACAAACCCGGTATGTCGTCGACCTCGTCAAGGAACTCTCTTCAAGAGAGGATGTAGAGGTGGACCTGTTCACCCGTCTGATCAAGGACTCCAGAACCAATGAGGATTACCGCAAGAGCATTGAGCAGATAGGTGAACATGCGCGTATCGTCCGCCTTACATGCGGAGGGACAAAATACCTCCGAAAAGAACTTCTATGGCCATATCTGGATGAGTATGTAGACAACCTGATCTCCTTTTTCCGTACTCAAAAGAGAACCCCGGACATCATCCACGCCCACTATGCCGATGCTGGTTATGTAGCAACGGAATTGGCTGCCTACTTCCAGATACCGCTGGTCTTTACCGGCCACTCAATGGGACGCAATAAACTTGAGTATCTCCAGAGTCAAGGAGTGAGTGAGGATAAGCTCAACCAGTACTATCACATCCACACCCGTATTGAGCAGGAAGAGAGGACAATGCGTCATGCTTCCCTGGTCATTACAAGCACCAATTACGAGAAGAATGTGCTCTATAAGCCCTATGAATCACAAGATCTCTCCAAGATGGAGGTAATCCCCCCAGGTCTCGATCTGGATACATTCTTCCCATATTACCATTATGAGATCCAAGACCCATCCATCACTGAGGAGATGAAGCTTGCCCAATACTCGATGGTAAAGGAACTACAACGCTTCCTCACCAATATGGACAAACCCTTTATCCTTGCTCTTTGCAGGCCTGAGGCAAGAAAGAACATTGACCTGTTGATTGATGTCTACGGTAAGAGCAAGGAGCTGCAGGCAATTGCAAACCTGGTTATTGTTGCCGGTATCAGAGATGACATTACCAAGATGGAGGAAGGGGAAAAACAGGTTCTCACAGACATGCTATTGCTTATGGACCGTTATGACCTCTATGGAAAGATGGCAATTCCCAAACACCATAATCCACAGCGGGATGTACCGGAAATCTATCGCTTGGCTGCAATGAAACGGGGAATTTTTGTAAGCACCGCCGCTCTTGAGAATTTTGGACTTACCTTCATTGAAGCCTCGGCGGTAGGACTTCCCTATGTCGGGACAGACAAGGGAGGAGTGAGAGACATATTCGAGAACTGCGAAAGCGGTATCCTGGTCGACATCTCCAACAGGAAGGCAATTGAGGAGGTTCTCTATAACCTGCTGACTGACACGGAGCAATGGCAGAAGCTCTCAGAGAACGGCGTACAGCGCATCCGACAGGTATATAACTGGACAGCACATGCCGATACCTACCTCGGGCACCTTAAGACAGTTCTCAAGAACAAGAAAAAACAACCTGCCCTTGCAACCAGGATGGGATCGATAGAACACCTTCTGGTCTGCGATATCGACAATACGCTGACCGGAGACAAGGCTGCAGCCGATGAACTGGCAAAAGTCCTCAACGCACATCATGACCGTATTGGATTTGCCATTGCCACCGGGAGAAGTTTTGAGTCAGCACAAGAGATCCTCAAAAGCTACTCATTCCCTACACCAGATATCTTGATCACTGCAGTCGGCAGCGAGATTCACTACGGCTCGAAGGATATCCCAGACAAAGGTTGGTCACACTACATCCGCAGAAGATGGAAGCCTGAGGTAATCAGGGAAGTTCTCTCCACATTCCCTGAACTTGAGATCCAGAATGAAGAAGGGACGCAGCGAAGGTACAAGATCAGTTACAATATCAAGAAAGGCAGTGAGATCCCCAGCTTGATGGAGAGAATCAGAGCGGCTCTAACAGAGGCAAGGAGCATGCAACATCTTGTGCTCAGCCATGATACCTATCTAGATATCCTTCCCTATCGAGCAAGTAAAGGGGATGCCATCCACTACTTGGCTTGGAAGTGGGGAATTGAAGCCAATCGAGTTCTTACAGCCGGAGACTCTGGGAACGATCGTGACATGTTCTCCAATCCTCTCAGATCGATCATTGTGGCAAACCACGAGGAGTCATTGAACACTGTCAGAAAGTCAAAACGTGTGTTTTTTGCCACAAAGAATTCTGCAGCAGGAGTGTTGGAAGGATTGTACCATTTCAAGGTAATTGAAGAGTAA